From Bacteroidota bacterium, a single genomic window includes:
- the rbfA gene encoding 30S ribosome-binding factor RbfA has translation MDSTRQQKFARTIQKDLGDIFIHEGKSIYGNSFITVTGVRVTPDLGIARVYISILQKNNREGTLESIRKAKGEIRRMIGIRMRNTIHHIPDLEFFLDESLDYVENIDRVMKDIVVPKETKTNKKDYNEEI, from the coding sequence ATGGACAGCACACGACAACAAAAATTTGCACGAACTATTCAAAAAGATTTAGGCGACATTTTCATTCACGAAGGAAAAAGCATTTATGGCAATTCGTTTATAACTGTAACTGGAGTGCGAGTAACGCCAGACCTTGGTATTGCTCGTGTGTATATAAGTATTCTGCAAAAAAATAATCGCGAAGGAACCCTTGAGTCTATTCGAAAAGCAAAAGGTGAAATTCGCAGGATGATTGGTATCCGCATGCGCAATACCATTCATCATATTCCGGACCTCGAATTTTTTCTGGATGAATCACTGGATTATGTAGAAAATATTGATCGTGTTATGAAAGATATCGTGGTGCCTAAAGAAACCAAAACCAACAAAAAAGACTATAACGAAGAAATTTAA
- a CDS encoding class I SAM-dependent methyltransferase, with amino-acid sequence MHYDPIKRALGNVFNKSTGLRIFFYKLLDLLLLRCWHIHRELKLWKKNNPAATKIFDAGAGFGQYSYYLHQMNHDYKIVAADVKDEQVADCNNFFKKLNTNNVTFVVADLTQYQQPDTFDLVLCVDVMEHIEDDNACFRNYCTSLKKGGMLLISTPSDQGGSDVHEGEDASFIEEHVRDGYNMQDIIDKITKAGFSKIEALYSYGTPGKISWRLSMKWPIQLLGVSKLFFLIVPFYYLLVYPFCYLLNWADTNGKHATGTGLIVKAWK; translated from the coding sequence ATGCATTACGATCCTATAAAGCGCGCACTGGGCAATGTTTTTAATAAGAGTACCGGCTTACGAATATTTTTTTACAAGCTGCTTGACTTACTGTTGCTGCGTTGCTGGCATATTCACCGTGAGTTAAAATTATGGAAGAAAAACAATCCTGCGGCAACAAAAATATTTGATGCCGGTGCCGGATTCGGACAATACAGTTATTACCTGCATCAGATGAACCATGATTACAAAATTGTGGCGGCTGATGTAAAAGACGAACAAGTAGCTGATTGCAATAATTTTTTTAAAAAGCTTAATACCAATAACGTAACATTCGTTGTTGCCGACCTTACACAATACCAACAACCCGATACTTTTGATTTGGTGCTTTGTGTAGATGTGATGGAACATATAGAGGATGATAATGCCTGCTTCAGAAATTATTGCACTTCTTTAAAAAAAGGCGGGATGCTATTGATTAGCACCCCTAGCGACCAGGGAGGAAGTGACGTACACGAAGGAGAAGACGCCTCCTTTATTGAAGAACATGTGCGAGATGGATATAACATGCAGGATATAATAGATAAAATTACGAAAGCCGGCTTTAGCAAAATAGAAGCATTGTACAGTTATGGCACTCCAGGCAAAATATCGTGGCGTCTATCCATGAAATGGCCAATACAGTTGCTTGGCGTTAGCAAATTGTTTTTTCTAATTGTTCCTTTTTACTACTTACTGGTTTATCCATTTTGCTATTTGCTTAATTGGGCCGATACCAATGGCAAACATGCCACAGGAACTGGCCTTATTGTTAAAGCCTGGAAGTAA
- a CDS encoding sodium-translocating pyrophosphatase: protein MMDNVLYLVPAVAVLGLIYMFIKARWVSDQDPGNERMKEIGGYIAEGAMAFLKAEYRILAIYVVIAGAALGWLSTMVESSHPLIVAAFVIGAFFSALAGFIGMRIATKANVRTTQAARTSLAKALRVSFTGGAVMGLGVAGLAVLGLSMLFIFFYQHFMEGTMTADGYVKMTRVLEVLAGFSLGAESIALFARVGGGIYTKAADVGADLVGKVEAGIPEDDPRNPATIADNVGDNVGDVAGMGADLFGSYVATVLASMVLGNYLIRDVLAAGADFSSIPFNGIGPILLPLSIAAVGIIASIIGTFLVHISDTAKADTNTVQSALNRGNWASILLSLAAAFFFIKMMLPAEMTMQVFSEGEFGSMTTTSMNVFYAVVIGMFVGAAISYITEFYTGLGNKPVMGIVQKSATGAATNIIAGLGTGMLSTALPVILFAGAIWGAYALAGFYGVGIAASAMMANTAMQLAIDAFGPIADNAGGVAEMSELPADVREKTDILDSVGNTTAAIGKGFAIASAALTALALFAAYVTFTGIKGINIFDAKVLAALFIGGMIPVVFSALAMNSVGKAAMDMVNEVRRQFKEIPGIMEGTGKPEYSKCVEISTKAALREMMLPGVITIVSPVIVGLVMGAEALGAYMAGVTVSGVLWAIFQNNAGGAWDNAKKSFEKGVLINGETYYKKSEPHKAAVVGDTVGDPFKDTSGPSMNILIKLTCLVGLTLAPLLGHMNDDACCEGKDEACCHNEMKCDVEKCKNMSAAECAAYCDSMGCSSQEKAECLKICKGISAATASLSDATLKGTYEFDVTHSFVDFKLRHLLTDAKGTIAIDSGWIDLTGDLSTSAIYARGDIRTIDTKSEKRDEHLKEADFFNAGAFPYLTFKANGIRNSERQGYTYVANGDLTIKDVTRKVDLFFNYAGAMQNSYDSSWAHTFNGTTAIKRTDFKVGEEGTMVGNDVSIEFSVETYKK from the coding sequence ATGATGGATAATGTTCTTTATCTGGTTCCGGCTGTTGCAGTACTGGGACTTATTTACATGTTTATTAAGGCCCGTTGGGTGAGCGATCAGGATCCCGGAAACGAGCGTATGAAAGAAATTGGAGGCTATATAGCAGAAGGAGCCATGGCTTTCTTAAAGGCCGAGTACCGAATTCTTGCCATTTACGTAGTAATTGCAGGAGCTGCTTTGGGTTGGCTAAGTACAATGGTCGAATCTTCGCATCCGTTAATTGTTGCAGCATTCGTAATTGGCGCCTTCTTTAGTGCCCTGGCCGGATTTATTGGTATGCGTATAGCTACCAAAGCCAATGTGCGCACCACACAGGCAGCGCGAACTTCTTTAGCAAAAGCACTGCGTGTTTCTTTTACCGGTGGTGCGGTAATGGGCCTAGGTGTAGCAGGACTTGCTGTGCTAGGTCTTAGCATGCTATTCATATTCTTCTACCAACACTTTATGGAAGGTACAATGACCGCAGATGGCTATGTAAAAATGACCCGCGTTTTGGAAGTGCTTGCCGGATTTTCGCTTGGAGCAGAGTCTATTGCACTTTTTGCCCGGGTAGGCGGTGGTATTTATACCAAAGCTGCCGATGTTGGTGCAGATCTTGTTGGAAAAGTAGAAGCCGGAATTCCCGAAGATGATCCACGCAACCCTGCAACTATTGCTGACAACGTAGGTGATAACGTTGGCGATGTTGCCGGTATGGGTGCCGACTTATTTGGTTCGTATGTGGCCACCGTGCTTGCCAGCATGGTACTTGGTAATTATTTAATACGAGATGTGCTTGCTGCCGGGGCCGATTTCAGTTCCATTCCTTTTAACGGAATAGGACCCATTCTTTTGCCCTTAAGCATAGCTGCTGTAGGTATTATTGCCTCTATTATTGGAACCTTCTTAGTGCATATAAGTGATACTGCCAAAGCCGATACGAACACGGTGCAGTCAGCTCTTAATCGCGGCAATTGGGCTTCTATCTTACTTTCTTTGGCAGCTGCATTCTTTTTTATAAAAATGATGTTGCCTGCAGAAATGACCATGCAGGTTTTTAGTGAGGGCGAATTTGGCTCCATGACCACTACTAGCATGAATGTATTTTATGCTGTTGTAATTGGAATGTTTGTTGGTGCTGCAATAAGCTATATAACAGAATTTTACACTGGCTTAGGCAATAAGCCTGTGATGGGCATTGTGCAAAAGTCAGCCACAGGAGCAGCTACCAACATTATTGCTGGTTTGGGTACAGGTATGTTGAGTACAGCCTTACCGGTAATTTTATTTGCAGGAGCTATTTGGGGTGCTTATGCTTTGGCAGGATTTTACGGTGTGGGTATTGCGGCAAGTGCCATGATGGCCAATACTGCTATGCAACTTGCTATAGATGCCTTTGGCCCTATAGCTGATAATGCAGGCGGTGTAGCTGAGATGAGTGAGTTGCCAGCTGATGTGCGCGAAAAAACGGACATCCTTGATTCGGTTGGAAATACTACCGCGGCCATTGGCAAAGGCTTTGCCATTGCCTCTGCTGCACTTACAGCACTGGCGTTATTTGCTGCTTACGTAACATTTACAGGCATTAAAGGAATCAACATTTTTGATGCTAAGGTTCTTGCAGCCTTATTTATTGGAGGAATGATACCTGTTGTATTCAGTGCACTTGCCATGAACAGTGTAGGCAAGGCAGCTATGGATATGGTGAATGAAGTACGCAGACAGTTTAAGGAGATACCCGGAATTATGGAAGGTACAGGCAAACCGGAGTACAGCAAGTGCGTTGAAATAAGCACAAAAGCTGCTCTTCGCGAAATGATGTTGCCTGGTGTAATTACCATAGTTAGCCCTGTCATTGTTGGATTAGTTATGGGTGCCGAAGCACTTGGAGCATACATGGCCGGAGTTACTGTTAGTGGAGTACTTTGGGCAATATTTCAAAACAATGCCGGTGGTGCCTGGGATAATGCAAAAAAATCTTTCGAAAAAGGCGTTTTAATAAATGGCGAGACTTATTACAAAAAATCAGAACCACACAAAGCAGCCGTAGTTGGTGATACCGTAGGTGATCCTTTTAAGGACACGAGTGGTCCTTCTATGAATATTCTGATAAAGCTCACTTGCCTTGTAGGGCTTACCCTTGCACCGCTATTAGGACACATGAATGACGATGCTTGTTGTGAAGGTAAAGATGAGGCCTGCTGCCATAACGAAATGAAATGCGATGTTGAAAAATGCAAAAATATGTCGGCTGCTGAGTGTGCTGCCTATTGCGACAGCATGGGATGCTCAAGCCAGGAAAAAGCTGAGTGCCTAAAAATATGCAAAGGTATCTCAGCTGCTACTGCTTCTCTTTCAGATGCAACGTTAAAAGGTACTTACGAATTTGATGTAACCCACTCCTTTGTTGATTTTAAGTTGCGTCACTTACTCACCGATGCCAAAGGGACTATTGCTATTGATAGTGGTTGGATAGATTTAACAGGCGATCTGTCAACATCAGCAATCTATGCTCGTGGAGATATTCGCACCATTGATACCAAATCAGAAAAGCGTGATGAACATTTGAAAGAAGCTGACTTTTTCAATGCAGGGGCATTTCCATATCTTACTTTTAAAGCTAACGGAATTCGCAACAGTGAGCGCCAAGGATATACCTATGTTGCCAATGGTGATCTTACTATAAAAGATGTTACTCGCAAGGTTGATTTGTTTTTTAATTATGCCGGAGCGATGCAAAATTCTTATGATAGCAGTTGGGCACATACCTTTAACGGAACTACTGCAATTAAACGTACAGATTTTAAAGTTGGAGAAGAAGGTACGATGGTTGGCAATGATGTGTCTATTGAATTTTCGGTAGAAACATACAAGAAGTAA
- the gldA gene encoding gliding motility-associated ABC transporter ATP-binding subunit GldA: MSVNIKDITKLYGTQKALNKVSLSINKGEVVGLLGPNGAGKSTLMKILTCYIPATDGHATVNGKDVGTQSMEVRKCVGYLPEHNPLYLEMYVKEYLSFVAGMYNLNGNINKRVSEMIERTGLELEQHKKIGALSKGYRQRVGLAQAIIHNPDVLILDEPTSGLDPNQLVEIRQLIKDMGKEKTVILSTHIMQEVTALCNRIVIINKGNIVADDSTENVQKQGAPEAVVLVEFGKPISVKELLANKRIKNAMLTEGNKYKITSVNYDDIRSDLFNYAVQTGNTVLSMQMEERNLEDVFRQLTGKNS, from the coding sequence ATGTCGGTTAATATAAAAGATATTACTAAATTGTATGGCACCCAAAAAGCGCTTAATAAGGTCAGCCTGAGCATTAATAAGGGCGAGGTGGTTGGCTTGCTTGGCCCCAATGGTGCCGGCAAAAGCACCTTGATGAAAATTCTTACCTGCTACATTCCTGCAACAGATGGACACGCCACCGTAAATGGTAAAGATGTTGGCACACAGAGCATGGAAGTACGAAAATGCGTTGGTTATCTGCCAGAACATAATCCATTGTATCTTGAAATGTATGTAAAAGAATATTTATCGTTTGTGGCCGGTATGTACAACCTGAATGGTAATATTAATAAGCGTGTTAGCGAAATGATAGAGCGAACTGGTCTTGAATTGGAACAACACAAAAAGATTGGAGCACTGAGCAAAGGTTACAGACAACGTGTAGGGTTGGCACAGGCCATTATTCACAACCCCGATGTTTTAATTTTGGATGAGCCCACTTCTGGACTTGATCCTAATCAATTAGTTGAAATACGCCAATTGATAAAAGATATGGGAAAAGAAAAAACGGTAATTCTGAGCACACATATCATGCAGGAAGTAACAGCGCTTTGTAATCGTATTGTGATAATTAATAAAGGAAATATAGTGGCTGATGATAGTACCGAAAATGTGCAAAAGCAAGGCGCACCTGAGGCCGTGGTTCTGGTTGAGTTTGGAAAACCTATTTCGGTAAAGGAGCTCTTAGCTAATAAGCGCATCAAGAATGCAATGCTTACCGAGGGGAACAAATACAAAATTACTTCTGTTAACTATGATGATATACGAAGTGATTTATTCAACTATGCAGTACAAACCGGGAACACGGTTTTGTCCATGCAAATGGAAGAGCGTAACCTGGAAGATGTTTTCAGGCAATTAACCGGTAAGAATAGTTGA
- a CDS encoding polysaccharide deacetylase family protein yields the protein MTPWVLETLAKYNAQATLFLVGKNAERYPDHVQRILSQGHAIGNHTYDHLNGFETSAANYRDNINQAAAIFPSSLFRPPYGKITPWQYRFLRSKYKVILWDVLSRDYDSQLNEKECIALVINKTRNGSIIVMHDSEKAKARLMGCLPAVLNYYSKRNFTFDKIEF from the coding sequence ATTACACCATGGGTACTCGAAACTTTGGCGAAGTATAATGCGCAGGCAACACTTTTTCTGGTTGGGAAAAATGCAGAGCGGTATCCCGACCATGTGCAACGTATACTATCACAGGGACACGCAATAGGAAATCATACCTACGATCATTTGAACGGCTTTGAAACCAGCGCAGCTAACTACCGCGATAATATTAATCAAGCGGCCGCAATTTTTCCATCTTCATTATTCAGGCCACCGTATGGTAAAATAACCCCATGGCAATACCGGTTTTTGCGCAGTAAGTATAAAGTAATTTTGTGGGATGTGCTGAGCCGTGATTATGACTCCCAGTTGAATGAAAAAGAGTGCATTGCCCTAGTAATTAATAAAACAAGAAATGGAAGCATCATTGTAATGCACGATAGCGAAAAGGCAAAGGCACGGTTAATGGGCTGTCTGCCAGCCGTATTAAATTATTATAGTAAACGTAATTTTACTTTCGATAAAATTGAGTTCTGA
- the murI gene encoding glutamate racemase codes for MKPDNVSANNPIGIFDSGIGGLTVASAIHTLMPNETLIYFGDTAHLPYGEKSAAAIKSYSLHIADLLLKHKCKMIVIACNTASAIAWQTVREHVAGSVEVINVIDPVVEDVCSLNLKHIGVIGTNNTVKTDIYAKKIMARNKSLQVSSLATPLLAPMIEEGFFNNKISKTIIHDYLSRAKLKNIKALILACTHYPLIKPEIESYYKSKVHIIDSAMIVAAFVKERLKAQKLLNSGKVRKHHFYVSDYTQSFEQSTRYFFKGRIKLEEMNIWKSF; via the coding sequence ATGAAACCTGATAACGTAAGTGCAAATAATCCGATAGGGATTTTTGATAGTGGAATAGGCGGCCTCACCGTTGCCAGTGCCATTCATACCTTAATGCCTAACGAAACGCTCATTTATTTTGGCGACACTGCTCACTTGCCTTATGGCGAAAAGTCGGCAGCTGCTATTAAAAGTTATTCCTTACACATTGCCGATCTATTGTTGAAACACAAATGCAAGATGATTGTAATAGCATGCAATACGGCCTCGGCCATTGCATGGCAAACGGTAAGGGAGCATGTGGCCGGTAGTGTAGAGGTAATTAACGTGATTGATCCGGTGGTTGAAGATGTATGTAGTCTGAATCTGAAACACATTGGTGTTATTGGTACCAATAACACTGTAAAAACAGACATCTATGCAAAAAAAATAATGGCACGAAATAAATCACTTCAGGTTTCGAGCCTTGCTACACCCTTGTTGGCACCAATGATTGAAGAGGGATTCTTTAACAACAAAATTTCGAAAACCATCATACACGATTATTTATCGCGAGCGAAGTTAAAAAACATCAAAGCGCTCATTTTAGCTTGCACGCATTACCCTCTAATAAAACCTGAAATAGAAAGTTATTATAAAAGCAAAGTGCACATAATTGATTCGGCTATGATTGTCGCTGCTTTTGTTAAGGAGCGATTGAAAGCTCAAAAGCTCTTGAATTCAGGTAAAGTGCGTAAACACCATTTTTATGTAAGCGACTATACCCAATCGTTTGAACAAAGTACCCGTTATTTTTTTAAAGGAAGAATTAAATTGGAAGAAATGAACATATGGAAATCATTTTAA
- a CDS encoding T9SS type A sorting domain-containing protein — translation MKKSLLILLVFISAKILAQPHAKFIHQQNPKTFAEVQKAFNDYYLTHEVEKGSGYKIFRRWEWYWEQRLGKTGTYPAPTVNFEEWEKYKLQHADLHEKTTQQFQGNWISKGPNNSPGGYSGIGRISCIGFHPTQANTFWVGTPAGGLWKTTDGGQTWTTNTDDLPVLGITDIAINPNNANIMYIATGDGNNGSTASFQGFSYYYGTGDTKSIGVLKSTDGGATWNTTGLNWNVQQIKLLNRLIINPSNPQILYAAASDGIYKTTNAGTAWTKVATGHFCDLEFHPNNPQIIYAATKDLFNGDAQIFVSSNGGNTFMQKTFMTQNSRIALAVTPNFPDLLDAVVADETGGLAGMIYSDDAGFTMNPYIFGSCSYNMLNWDAGATGCGGQGSYDLCYVMHPNDYLEIWLGGVNLWATPDGGTNYFLQNYWSTYQNPGVPTVHADKHALAFHPLNSNILFQCNDGGIYKTTNSGQSWSDLSNGITNSEIYRIGVSQQTSNKVICGLQDNGSKLLSGNNWNDVTGGDGMDCQIDYSNDNIQYASYAQGVLYRTTDNWSTQTTISSNLPGGQQSGGWITPMAIDPGNPQTIYAGYDRIYKSTNRGNSWTSISPPLSASKLLTLTIAPSNSNYIYTASNDTLFVTTDGGQSWGYVVLSNTGSYITGLAVSNTNPSNMWVTMSGYANGDKVFKTTNAGNSFTNISGTLPNVPANCIVYENGSADGVYVGTDVGIFYRDNNMSDWLPFSSQLPNVVVADLDISYQDNKLWAATFGRGLWKSDLFSVSAGTPHVADISPEISIFPNPATGLFYISTSQLSFKLQQVNIVNALGEKMQDITNPTAISGAYYQFDLSQLPGGVYFINMLVNDSWVSKKLVKQ, via the coding sequence ATGAAAAAATCACTATTAATTCTTTTAGTTTTTATCAGTGCTAAGATATTAGCACAACCACATGCTAAGTTTATACATCAGCAAAATCCAAAAACATTTGCCGAAGTGCAAAAGGCATTTAACGATTACTACCTCACTCACGAAGTGGAAAAGGGAAGTGGGTACAAGATATTCAGGCGATGGGAGTGGTATTGGGAGCAACGTCTAGGAAAGACTGGCACTTACCCTGCCCCAACAGTAAATTTTGAAGAGTGGGAAAAGTATAAGTTGCAACATGCAGATCTCCATGAAAAAACAACGCAGCAATTCCAAGGGAATTGGATTTCGAAAGGGCCTAATAATTCACCAGGAGGTTATTCGGGTATAGGCCGAATTAGTTGCATCGGATTCCATCCAACACAAGCAAATACCTTTTGGGTAGGCACTCCTGCAGGCGGATTATGGAAAACTACAGATGGTGGACAAACCTGGACTACCAACACAGATGATCTACCTGTACTTGGCATTACAGATATTGCTATCAATCCTAACAATGCAAACATCATGTACATTGCCACAGGCGATGGCAATAATGGAAGTACCGCTTCGTTTCAAGGATTTAGCTATTACTATGGTACGGGCGATACCAAGAGTATTGGTGTACTCAAATCTACTGATGGAGGCGCTACCTGGAATACCACTGGATTAAACTGGAATGTGCAACAAATAAAGTTGTTGAACAGATTGATTATTAACCCTTCCAATCCCCAAATATTATATGCTGCAGCCAGCGATGGCATTTACAAAACTACCAATGCAGGCACCGCCTGGACCAAGGTTGCTACCGGCCATTTTTGCGATTTAGAGTTTCACCCTAACAATCCACAGATTATTTATGCGGCCACCAAAGATTTATTTAATGGCGATGCACAAATATTTGTTTCTAGTAATGGTGGTAACACGTTTATGCAAAAAACATTTATGACTCAAAATTCAAGAATAGCTTTGGCGGTCACTCCCAATTTTCCTGACTTACTTGATGCTGTTGTTGCCGATGAAACCGGTGGATTGGCCGGTATGATTTACAGTGACGATGCCGGTTTCACAATGAATCCGTACATATTTGGCTCATGTTCTTATAATATGCTTAATTGGGATGCAGGTGCCACAGGATGCGGTGGGCAAGGCTCCTACGACCTTTGTTATGTAATGCATCCGAACGACTATCTCGAGATTTGGTTAGGTGGAGTTAACCTGTGGGCTACGCCCGATGGTGGTACAAATTATTTTTTGCAAAATTATTGGTCTACGTATCAAAATCCGGGAGTGCCAACGGTGCATGCAGACAAACACGCGCTTGCTTTTCATCCGCTTAATTCAAATATCTTGTTTCAGTGCAACGATGGAGGCATTTATAAAACTACCAATAGCGGGCAGTCGTGGTCAGACTTAAGTAACGGCATTACCAACAGCGAAATATATCGCATTGGGGTATCGCAACAAACAAGCAACAAGGTCATTTGTGGTTTACAAGACAATGGAAGCAAGCTACTCTCAGGCAATAACTGGAATGATGTTACCGGTGGCGATGGCATGGATTGTCAAATAGATTATAGTAACGACAATATTCAATATGCTTCGTATGCGCAAGGAGTTTTGTATCGCACAACTGATAATTGGAGCACCCAAACTACCATATCAAGCAATTTGCCAGGAGGGCAGCAAAGCGGTGGATGGATAACGCCTATGGCTATTGACCCCGGCAACCCGCAAACAATATATGCAGGCTACGATCGCATTTACAAAAGCACCAATCGTGGAAATTCGTGGACAAGCATTTCGCCTCCTTTGTCAGCATCAAAATTACTAACATTAACCATAGCACCATCCAACAGCAACTACATCTATACCGCAAGTAACGATACACTTTTTGTAACGACAGATGGTGGGCAAAGTTGGGGATATGTAGTGCTTAGTAATACAGGATCTTATATTACAGGCCTGGCGGTAAGCAATACCAATCCGAGTAACATGTGGGTAACCATGAGTGGGTATGCTAATGGCGATAAAGTTTTTAAAACTACAAATGCAGGCAACTCTTTTACAAATATATCAGGCACTCTGCCAAATGTACCAGCCAACTGCATAGTGTATGAAAACGGTAGCGCTGATGGAGTTTATGTTGGAACCGATGTGGGCATTTTCTATCGTGACAATAACATGAGTGATTGGTTACCGTTTAGCAGTCAGTTGCCCAATGTGGTTGTAGCCGATTTGGATATATCCTATCAGGATAATAAACTCTGGGCTGCAACATTTGGACGTGGGTTATGGAAGAGTGATTTGTTTAGCGTAAGCGCAGGCACTCCTCATGTGGCAGATATTAGCCCCGAAATTTCGATTTTTCCTAACCCCGCAACTGGGTTATTCTATATATCTACTTCGCAGCTATCATTTAAATTGCAGCAAGTAAACATTGTAAATGCACTTGGCGAAAAAATGCAGGACATCACTAACCCTACTGCTATTTCAGGAGCTTATTATCAGTTCGATTTATCGCAATTGCCAGGCGGAGTTTATTTTATTAACATGCTTGTAAACGATAGTTGGGTAAGCAAGAAATTGGTTAAGCAATAA
- a CDS encoding twin-arginine translocase TatA/TatE family subunit: MLNTVLLGMLGLGATEITLIIVALLLLFGGRKIPELARGLGRGIREFKDASSGKLEEKKEEEVK, encoded by the coding sequence ATGTTAAACACCGTCCTTTTAGGAATGTTAGGGTTAGGAGCTACCGAAATAACGTTAATCATTGTGGCATTGTTACTGTTGTTTGGTGGTCGTAAGATACCCGAACTTGCGCGCGGCCTGGGGCGCGGTATACGCGAATTTAAAGATGCTTCTTCGGGCAAACTTGAAGAAAAGAAAGAAGAAGAAGTAAAATAA